The Natronoglycomyces albus genome has a segment encoding these proteins:
- a CDS encoding AfsR/SARP family transcriptional regulator has product MQFGVLGPLQVWTDDGSPVEVRERKVRLLLAALILEPGRVVSADCLIDSLWGRQLPAKPTAALQTKVSQLRRDLESAEAGGRKLVRHIAGGYQLDVDKNAVDAGRFAELVNQCNNSDNPHSVVQAAEQALALWRGDALGELASEPFALSAINRWQELRLIAQERRLAAKVELGEQADAIPEIAELVGDHPRRETLRALHMEALYLVGRHEEALESFHQLRSRLDEDSGLRPGPRLRSLYLDILRHDSRLSHEECHSGNLPADLNCIIGRERDVKDITSLLEQHRLVSLVGPGGVGKTRLAFQVAREHTRDRQRPAWLVELGTVPGQQRATCEWTVDDIAYAIIRALPAQFTGPPPPCTDDQPITLRECLGHVLRGQDFLLVLDNYEHVRPAAAQVVSDLLHAVPGVSVLATGRAPLHIPAEQRWPVAPLGLPSPDTATVSGAMELFRQRASASAPDFALTEDNIDQVEAICRRLDALPLALELAASQVATLGIAELARRLNGGVPLPPVRRWGVPDRQRTMSDTLEWSWSLLNEDQRMVVRRLSAFRGPFTLTQAVALCGDSALSLVHIDEIIAELVDQSLLQLTTTDAGVRYAMLETTANFGRSKLRQSGEFDDIMRRAQRAARLARR; this is encoded by the coding sequence ATGCAGTTTGGAGTACTCGGTCCCCTCCAGGTTTGGACCGACGATGGATCACCCGTTGAAGTGCGAGAACGTAAAGTTCGGCTTCTCTTGGCCGCCTTGATTCTCGAACCCGGTCGAGTCGTGTCGGCTGATTGCCTCATCGACAGCCTGTGGGGAAGGCAACTTCCCGCCAAACCCACGGCCGCCCTCCAGACGAAGGTCTCCCAACTACGGCGTGACCTAGAGTCGGCCGAGGCCGGTGGGCGAAAGCTCGTGCGACACATTGCCGGTGGATACCAACTCGACGTCGACAAGAACGCTGTGGACGCGGGCCGATTCGCCGAACTGGTAAACCAATGCAACAACTCCGACAATCCGCACTCAGTGGTCCAGGCAGCCGAACAGGCTCTCGCGCTGTGGCGCGGAGACGCGCTCGGTGAGCTGGCCTCAGAGCCATTCGCGCTCTCGGCGATTAATCGCTGGCAGGAGCTGAGGCTGATAGCGCAAGAACGTCGCCTCGCCGCCAAGGTCGAGCTGGGCGAACAAGCCGACGCGATCCCCGAAATTGCGGAACTGGTCGGGGATCATCCCCGCCGCGAGACATTGCGCGCGTTGCACATGGAAGCGTTGTATCTGGTGGGACGACACGAGGAGGCACTGGAGTCGTTTCACCAGCTACGCTCCCGGCTGGACGAGGATTCTGGGCTAAGGCCCGGGCCCCGACTGCGGTCGCTATATCTCGACATTCTGCGCCACGATTCGCGTCTATCGCACGAGGAATGCCACAGCGGGAACTTGCCAGCCGACCTCAACTGCATCATCGGACGAGAACGTGACGTAAAGGACATAACGTCTCTCCTTGAGCAGCACCGGCTGGTCAGCCTGGTGGGGCCCGGCGGGGTGGGAAAGACCCGGTTGGCGTTCCAGGTGGCCCGAGAGCACACCCGCGACCGCCAGCGCCCGGCCTGGCTCGTCGAGCTCGGAACCGTCCCCGGACAGCAGCGAGCCACATGTGAGTGGACGGTTGACGACATCGCCTATGCGATTATTCGCGCGCTGCCTGCCCAGTTCACCGGTCCCCCGCCGCCGTGCACCGACGATCAACCAATCACGCTGCGCGAATGCCTAGGTCATGTGTTGCGTGGGCAGGACTTCCTCCTCGTCTTGGATAACTACGAGCATGTTCGCCCGGCCGCGGCCCAGGTGGTCTCTGACTTGCTGCACGCGGTTCCAGGAGTGTCGGTTCTGGCCACTGGTCGCGCCCCTCTACATATCCCGGCCGAGCAACGATGGCCGGTGGCCCCGTTGGGGCTGCCCTCTCCTGACACCGCGACGGTATCGGGAGCCATGGAGTTGTTCCGGCAACGAGCCTCGGCCTCGGCGCCTGACTTCGCTCTGACCGAGGACAACATCGATCAAGTGGAGGCGATCTGTCGCCGTTTGGACGCTCTGCCACTGGCGTTGGAGTTGGCCGCGAGCCAGGTTGCGACTTTGGGCATCGCGGAGCTGGCGCGCCGTCTCAACGGAGGCGTCCCGCTGCCGCCGGTGCGGCGCTGGGGGGTCCCGGACCGACAGCGCACGATGAGCGACACTCTCGAATGGAGCTGGTCACTGCTCAATGAAGACCAACGAATGGTGGTGCGACGGCTGTCTGCGTTCCGTGGACCATTCACCCTCACGCAGGCAGTCGCCCTATGCGGAGACAGTGCGCTATCGCTGGTCCACATCGACGAGATCATTGCCGAGCTAGTCGACCAGTCACTGTTGCAGCTCACCACCACCGATGCCGGTGTGCGCTATGCGATGTTGGAGACGACCGCAAACTTTGGCCGGTCCAAGCTGCGCCAATCGGGCGAATTCGATGACATCATGCGTCGGGCGCAACGAGCGGCGCGACTAGCCAGGCGCTAG
- a CDS encoding MBL fold metallo-hydrolase has protein sequence MEKDNPWRSLAPGVWVRRWHRLDLNLGLVVGNERCLVIDTGCDLNDGRQLAEEIRNITDLPWQVAYTHDHFDHFFGTAAFSDVQAVWAAASAEAFTVSAEIARTHWAANFDRQERPDLAAALRETPLVVPDRLLTEDTHLDLGGRTVTLRHPGRGHTACDLIVEVPPMGERMSNTSATSVVFVGDLVENGAPPQFGDAFVHEWPATVASTLRSRPTIVVPGHGEPTDLAWALAQQSDLKRIGDLCEQIRDGLLSVEEAIPASPWDEPTLRQALSRLD, from the coding sequence ATGGAAAAGGACAATCCGTGGCGCAGCCTCGCCCCCGGCGTGTGGGTACGGCGCTGGCATCGGCTCGACCTCAACCTAGGCCTAGTGGTGGGCAATGAACGTTGTCTGGTGATCGACACCGGATGCGACCTCAACGACGGTCGGCAACTGGCCGAGGAGATCCGCAACATCACCGATTTGCCCTGGCAGGTGGCCTATACGCATGACCACTTCGACCACTTCTTCGGCACGGCCGCCTTCAGCGATGTCCAGGCGGTCTGGGCCGCCGCTTCAGCCGAGGCATTCACCGTCTCCGCCGAAATCGCACGCACGCATTGGGCCGCCAACTTCGACAGGCAAGAGCGCCCGGACCTGGCTGCGGCGCTGCGAGAGACCCCGTTGGTCGTCCCGGATCGACTCCTCACCGAGGACACCCACCTAGATCTTGGCGGCCGCACCGTCACCTTGCGACACCCTGGGCGTGGGCATACCGCCTGTGACCTCATCGTCGAAGTACCGCCGATGGGCGAACGGATGAGCAACACTTCAGCGACCAGCGTCGTGTTCGTAGGAGACCTGGTCGAAAACGGTGCTCCCCCACAGTTCGGGGACGCCTTCGTTCACGAGTGGCCTGCCACCGTCGCCTCAACACTGCGAAGTAGACCGACCATCGTGGTCCCCGGCCATGGCGAACCGACGGATCTTGCCTGGGCCCTCGCCCAGCAGTCGGACCTTAAACGCATCGGCGATCTCTGCGAACAGATTAGGGATGGCCTCCTCTCGGTGGAAGAGGCCATCCCTGCGAGTCCCTGGGACGAGCCGACTTTGCGCCAGGCGCTCAGCCGACTCGACTAG
- a CDS encoding MFS transporter: MTTGNVSTETITHDNSFSGEEPRAGLRQWLGLAVLTLPVLLIAIDMTVLGFAVPHLSEDLSPTSAQMLWIVDVYGFVLAGLLITMGSLGDRIGRRRLLMIGAVGFAVASVVAAYSQSAEMLIAARVLLGVAGATLMPSTLSLLRNMFPNESQRLLAIAIWASAFSGGMAAGPLVGGWLLEHFWWGSVFLLAVPVMVVIIGVGPLVLRESRNPEPGKFDFPSVVLSLAAMLPVVYGVKKLATGDNLALALTALVAGLAVGAWFVRRQLRLPHPLIDVRLFTIRTFSASVATNLMIVFSMVAALFFLTQYLQIVLGISPFNAGLVLLPGLALSVVTSFIAVRLSRWMGLRAIILMGLTTVLAGFVALTQLPESDGAIFVAVAFGLIGVGIGLAETVTNGAILTAAPPARAGAASAISETAYELGGALGVAILGSVLSAFYRFHLPAEAPAAAKETLGGAVNASRGMEAEEGAALMDAANTAFTNGIHLTSAIGAALVVLAMIMVATTLRKKHMRPSPPPDHSQSDRPVAVLAGRE; this comes from the coding sequence ATGACTACCGGCAACGTCTCCACCGAGACGATCACCCACGACAACTCCTTCTCCGGCGAGGAACCCCGCGCTGGCCTGCGCCAATGGCTCGGCCTAGCCGTGCTTACCCTTCCGGTCCTGCTTATCGCCATCGACATGACAGTGCTCGGCTTTGCCGTGCCGCACCTGAGTGAGGACCTCTCACCGACCAGCGCTCAAATGCTGTGGATCGTGGACGTCTACGGATTTGTACTGGCTGGCCTACTCATCACCATGGGCTCACTTGGCGACCGGATCGGCCGCCGCCGGCTGCTCATGATTGGTGCGGTCGGCTTCGCCGTCGCCTCAGTCGTGGCCGCTTATTCGCAATCAGCCGAAATGCTCATCGCCGCGCGCGTGCTGCTGGGAGTCGCCGGAGCGACCCTCATGCCATCGACCTTGTCGCTGCTACGCAACATGTTCCCCAACGAAAGTCAGCGCCTGCTGGCCATCGCCATCTGGGCCTCCGCCTTCTCCGGTGGAATGGCCGCTGGCCCGCTGGTGGGCGGATGGCTACTCGAACACTTCTGGTGGGGTTCGGTCTTCCTGCTCGCCGTTCCGGTCATGGTCGTCATCATCGGAGTGGGGCCGCTGGTCCTACGCGAATCACGCAACCCCGAACCAGGCAAATTCGACTTCCCAAGTGTGGTGCTGTCGCTAGCGGCAATGCTGCCGGTCGTCTATGGCGTCAAGAAACTAGCCACCGGTGACAACCTGGCCCTGGCGTTGACCGCATTGGTCGCTGGTCTGGCCGTGGGGGCATGGTTCGTACGCCGCCAATTGCGACTGCCACACCCGCTGATCGATGTCCGGCTGTTTACCATCCGCACGTTCTCCGCTTCGGTGGCGACCAACCTGATGATTGTCTTCTCGATGGTCGCGGCCCTATTCTTCCTCACGCAATATCTCCAAATCGTCTTGGGCATTTCCCCGTTTAACGCGGGGCTGGTGCTGTTGCCAGGCCTGGCGCTCTCCGTCGTCACCAGCTTCATCGCGGTGCGACTGTCACGGTGGATGGGGCTGCGCGCCATTATCCTCATGGGGTTGACGACCGTGTTGGCTGGATTTGTTGCCCTCACCCAACTACCGGAATCCGATGGCGCTATCTTCGTCGCCGTGGCGTTTGGCCTGATCGGTGTGGGGATCGGGCTGGCGGAGACGGTTACCAACGGTGCGATCCTCACCGCGGCTCCGCCCGCGCGTGCCGGAGCTGCCTCGGCGATCTCGGAGACCGCCTACGAATTGGGCGGTGCTTTGGGGGTCGCGATCCTGGGAAGTGTCCTGTCGGCGTTTTACCGTTTCCACCTGCCCGCCGAGGCTCCCGCGGCCGCGAAGGAGACCTTGGGCGGTGCGGTGAATGCTTCACGCGGCATGGAGGCTGAGGAAGGGGCGGCCCTTATGGACGCGGCCAACACCGCGTTCACCAACGGTATTCACCTCACCTCCGCCATCGGTGCGGCACTAGTGGTGCTGGCGATGATCATGGTCGCTACGACGTTGCGGAAGAAACACATGCGTCCTTCGCCGCCACCGGATCACTCCCAGTCCGATCGACCCGTCGCCGTGCTGGCCGGACGCGAGTAA
- a CDS encoding MFS transporter, with translation MRTSVTVPARAGTKEWLGLAVLTLPTLLLALDLSVLHMAAPQLSTDLSASSTQLLWILDIYGFMIAGFLVTMGTLGDRIGRRRLLLIGAAAFGLASILAAYSQSAEMLIVTRALLGIAGATLMPSTLALISNMFHDAKQRSLGIAVWMIAFTGGTAIGPIVGGVMLEHFWWGSVFLLGVPVMALLLILGPIMLPEFKDEKAGSLDLISVGLSLAAILPIIFALKEFAKNGPEPSVLIAAVIGAGFGYFFLKRQRQLADPLLNLTLFANRAFGTTLALMMLTLTLVSGIIMAFVQFAQLVKGYSALETGLWLLLPIVVNIVASILVPIAARYVRPALLVGPGIMVAALGLAILTQLSADGGMAVLMTGVVLVFLGTVPMIVLGTNLVVSSAPKHQAGSASSLSETAGELGAALGVAVFGSVMTAVYVRDMSAADLPGDVPSSALDNLAAASMAATHLSENVAVALLSQGQEAFTSGIVIGALGGAIALVILAVFGLIALRSVPVIGADDAAEVAAESATATEGDSLEGASTVAVGETVTESARRGTSSGLGA, from the coding sequence ATGCGAACTTCCGTCACCGTGCCAGCGCGAGCTGGGACCAAGGAGTGGCTGGGCTTGGCAGTGTTGACACTGCCGACCCTTTTGCTGGCTTTGGATTTGAGCGTGCTGCACATGGCCGCCCCTCAGCTGAGCACTGACCTGTCGGCCAGTTCCACCCAGTTGCTGTGGATCTTGGACATTTATGGATTTATGATCGCTGGCTTCCTGGTCACCATGGGGACGCTAGGCGACCGGATCGGCCGTCGCAGACTGCTCCTGATCGGGGCGGCAGCCTTTGGTCTGGCCTCGATCTTGGCGGCCTATTCTCAGTCGGCCGAGATGCTTATTGTCACCCGTGCCCTGCTCGGTATCGCCGGGGCCACCCTGATGCCCTCGACCCTGGCGTTGATCTCGAACATGTTCCATGACGCCAAGCAGCGTTCCTTGGGCATAGCCGTGTGGATGATCGCCTTCACTGGAGGTACTGCCATTGGGCCGATTGTCGGCGGGGTCATGTTGGAGCACTTCTGGTGGGGCTCGGTCTTCCTCTTGGGCGTTCCCGTTATGGCTCTGCTGCTGATTCTTGGTCCCATCATGCTGCCGGAGTTCAAGGATGAGAAAGCTGGGAGCTTGGACTTGATCAGTGTGGGTCTGTCGCTCGCGGCTATTCTGCCGATCATCTTCGCGCTGAAGGAATTCGCCAAGAATGGTCCGGAGCCCTCGGTGTTGATCGCGGCTGTCATCGGAGCCGGGTTCGGATACTTTTTCCTGAAGCGTCAGCGACAGCTGGCCGACCCACTGCTGAACTTGACTCTTTTTGCCAACCGTGCCTTCGGCACCACTCTGGCTTTGATGATGTTGACACTTACCCTGGTATCGGGCATCATCATGGCCTTCGTTCAGTTCGCGCAGCTCGTGAAGGGCTATTCGGCCCTGGAGACTGGCCTATGGCTATTGCTGCCGATCGTGGTCAATATTGTCGCCTCGATCCTGGTGCCGATTGCCGCCCGCTATGTGCGCCCGGCGTTGTTGGTCGGTCCCGGCATCATGGTCGCCGCACTGGGATTGGCCATTCTCACCCAGCTGTCCGCCGACGGCGGGATGGCCGTGTTGATGACCGGTGTAGTTCTGGTGTTCTTGGGAACGGTGCCGATGATCGTCTTGGGCACCAATCTGGTTGTCAGCTCGGCTCCGAAACATCAGGCTGGGTCCGCCTCGTCGTTGTCGGAGACCGCCGGGGAATTGGGGGCCGCGCTCGGGGTGGCGGTCTTCGGAAGTGTGATGACAGCCGTCTATGTGCGGGATATGAGTGCGGCCGATCTGCCAGGTGACGTTCCGTCTTCCGCGCTGGACAACTTGGCTGCGGCAAGCATGGCGGCTACCCACCTGAGTGAGAACGTCGCGGTGGCGCTGCTGAGCCAGGGACAAGAGGCGTTCACCTCCGGAATCGTCATCGGTGCACTCGGTGGGGCGATTGCGCTGGTCATCCTGGCTGTCTTTGGATTGATCGCATTGCGGTCGGTGCCGGTGATCGGTGCTGATGACGCAGCGGAGGTTGCTGCCGAGAGCGCGACCGCGACCGAAGGTGACAGCCTTGAGGGCGCCTCGACAGTGGCTGTGGGTGAGACTGTGACCGAATCGGCGAGGCGTGGCACCTCCTCCGGATTGGGTGCATAG
- a CDS encoding S1 family peptidase, translated as MKLRRTFAVGAAATIAVASVFTFHTAAHADQEIIELGDPRADAVSPVDPRIVEAMAEANEETPAEVYNRLAVQDLASEVEEQWHDHPNFGGVWVDETAEEIFLATTDAKAIVDPRATTVEVNYTVSELAEYVDLLVNPAEDHSEADSLASPSQLETDDVDSERDNGEMRINGPGIHGGFVNVMGNLAVVEAVDSEPIEELAAREGIPSDAYTVDVRDEGNETFLADLDAETQVGLQPRFDDNPNHIYGGDTYHAGGVCTVGFGVIKANGGAAFVTAGHCGSVGTTVTHGTAEGSIFTQSVFPGSDAAVVDVPPHKTMMNAVRAASHVVQIQGSKEAPVGATVCKYSMLHGISCGVIEARNVSVTYPQGMVRGLTRTNICSEPGDSGAPVISSAHAQGIVSGGSGNCSMGGTTFIQPINPILNAWNLTLGGATPPTTS; from the coding sequence ATGAAACTACGCAGAACTTTCGCCGTTGGCGCGGCTGCCACCATCGCCGTGGCCAGCGTCTTTACATTCCATACCGCCGCCCATGCTGATCAGGAGATCATCGAACTAGGTGACCCCCGCGCCGACGCAGTTAGCCCAGTTGACCCCAGAATCGTCGAGGCCATGGCCGAGGCGAACGAAGAGACACCCGCCGAAGTCTATAACCGACTGGCCGTGCAGGACCTTGCCTCAGAGGTGGAGGAACAGTGGCACGACCATCCGAACTTCGGTGGTGTGTGGGTCGACGAAACTGCTGAGGAGATCTTCCTCGCCACCACCGACGCAAAGGCCATCGTTGATCCGCGGGCCACCACCGTCGAGGTGAACTACACGGTCAGTGAGCTCGCCGAGTACGTTGACCTCTTGGTCAATCCAGCTGAGGACCATTCCGAAGCCGACAGCTTGGCTTCACCATCCCAACTAGAGACTGACGACGTTGATTCGGAACGCGACAATGGCGAGATGCGGATCAACGGTCCAGGCATCCATGGCGGATTCGTCAATGTCATGGGAAACCTCGCCGTTGTCGAAGCTGTCGACTCCGAACCGATCGAGGAGCTTGCCGCGCGGGAGGGAATCCCCAGTGATGCCTACACCGTCGACGTGCGCGACGAGGGCAACGAGACGTTTCTGGCCGACCTAGACGCCGAGACCCAGGTTGGTCTCCAACCACGATTCGACGACAATCCCAACCACATTTACGGCGGCGACACCTACCACGCTGGCGGAGTTTGCACCGTGGGATTTGGCGTGATCAAGGCCAACGGTGGCGCCGCATTCGTCACGGCTGGACACTGTGGTTCGGTTGGTACCACCGTCACCCATGGAACTGCTGAGGGAAGCATATTCACTCAGTCGGTCTTCCCCGGTAGTGACGCGGCGGTCGTTGACGTTCCCCCGCACAAGACGATGATGAACGCAGTACGCGCGGCCAGCCATGTCGTGCAGATTCAAGGCAGCAAAGAGGCTCCGGTCGGTGCCACGGTATGTAAGTACTCGATGTTGCATGGAATCAGCTGTGGGGTTATCGAGGCGCGCAATGTGTCCGTAACCTACCCCCAGGGAATGGTCCGGGGTCTCACGCGGACCAATATATGCTCCGAGCCTGGAGACTCTGGTGCTCCGGTGATCAGTAGCGCTCACGCCCAGGGAATCGTCTCGGGTGGCTCAGGCAACTGTTCGATGGGCGGAACCACCTTCATACAGCCCATCAACCCGATACTGAACGCGTGGAACCTGACCCTAGGTGGAGCGACGCCTCCCACCACCTCATAG
- the pyk gene encoding pyruvate kinase translates to MTRRAKIVCTIGPATATPERMSALIDAGMNVARMNFSHGTQADHESVYRMVRQAADEAGKPVAILADLQGPKIRLGRFAESKVEWNAGDRVFITSEDIEGTAERVSTTYKKLPSETRKGDRLLVDDGKLALEVLGVEGEDIECLVVEGGPVSDNKGLSLPNVAISVPALSEKDIADLKFALDLGVDLIAMSFVRSPEDVRFGHKIMDEVGVRRPIIAKIEKPEAVQRLREIVLAFDGIMVARGDLGVEMPLEEVPMVQKAAIQLSRENAKPVIVATQMLDSMIENARPTRAETSDVANAVLDGADAVMLSGETSVGRYPIATVRTMAQIVTRTEEGPFTPPSLEHAPRTKPGAVTAAAASLAEALGAKALVAFTQTGDTLRRMSRLKPDMPLYGFTPIESVRNQLSLSWGTSAYLVEYVDHTDAMFEQVDAAMRDNSLAETGDTVIIVAGSPPGTPGSTNTIRVHRIGGDE, encoded by the coding sequence GTGACTCGTAGAGCTAAGATTGTATGCACGATTGGTCCGGCGACGGCTACGCCCGAACGTATGTCAGCGTTGATAGACGCTGGCATGAATGTCGCCCGAATGAATTTTTCCCATGGCACGCAAGCAGACCATGAGTCGGTATATCGCATGGTGCGACAGGCGGCTGACGAAGCTGGAAAACCGGTCGCCATTCTCGCCGACTTGCAGGGACCGAAGATCCGCCTGGGTCGGTTCGCCGAGAGCAAAGTCGAGTGGAATGCCGGTGACCGGGTCTTCATTACCTCCGAAGACATCGAAGGTACCGCCGAGCGTGTCTCCACCACGTATAAGAAGCTGCCTTCCGAGACCCGCAAGGGCGACAGACTGCTGGTTGACGATGGCAAGTTGGCGCTGGAAGTGCTCGGCGTCGAGGGCGAGGACATTGAATGTCTCGTGGTGGAAGGCGGCCCGGTCTCTGACAATAAAGGCCTATCGTTGCCCAATGTGGCCATTAGTGTTCCCGCGCTCTCCGAAAAGGACATCGCCGACCTAAAGTTCGCCCTTGACCTTGGGGTCGACCTGATAGCGATGTCCTTTGTGCGGTCCCCCGAGGACGTCCGCTTCGGGCACAAGATCATGGACGAGGTCGGCGTGCGTCGTCCGATCATCGCCAAGATTGAGAAGCCCGAAGCCGTGCAGCGCCTGCGAGAAATTGTGCTGGCCTTCGACGGCATTATGGTGGCTCGTGGTGACCTGGGAGTGGAGATGCCGCTCGAAGAGGTGCCGATGGTGCAAAAGGCCGCAATTCAGCTCTCGCGCGAGAACGCCAAGCCCGTCATCGTGGCGACCCAGATGCTGGATTCGATGATTGAGAACGCGCGACCGACCCGCGCTGAAACCTCCGACGTGGCTAACGCTGTGCTCGACGGCGCGGATGCGGTCATGCTCTCAGGTGAGACCTCAGTGGGCCGTTACCCGATCGCGACCGTGCGCACGATGGCGCAGATCGTCACCAGAACCGAGGAAGGACCCTTCACTCCGCCTTCGTTGGAGCACGCCCCCCGCACCAAGCCCGGCGCGGTCACGGCGGCGGCAGCCTCTCTTGCCGAAGCCCTGGGTGCTAAGGCATTGGTCGCCTTCACTCAGACCGGCGACACGTTGCGGCGCATGTCGCGGTTGAAGCCCGACATGCCGCTCTATGGGTTCACTCCGATTGAGTCGGTGCGCAATCAGCTATCACTGTCCTGGGGTACCTCGGCCTATCTGGTCGAATACGTCGACCACACCGACGCGATGTTCGAACAGGTAGATGCGGCGATGCGAGACAATTCGCTCGCCGAGACGGGGGACACCGTTATCATCGTGGCAGGGTCGCCTCCGGGAACTCCGGGGTCGACCAACACAATTCGCGTGCACCGGATAGGTGGAGACGAATAA
- a CDS encoding TetR/AcrR family transcriptional regulator, with product MKTNKRDLILDALQDILVNDGTAAVTLEAVAAAAGVSKGGLLYHFPSKSALYTGLAKRLREAEELEFARARQQGIVEGFLRSSITESTEGKAGYWALLTALQGRREDLTDEAVEHLHYVFNEWSVLLAEEVDDPALLGIIRLVGDGLFLTAISGLPQAGPEVIDAVVERLVSLVEVDKQA from the coding sequence GTGAAAACCAATAAGCGTGACCTAATTCTCGATGCCCTCCAGGACATCCTGGTCAATGACGGTACGGCGGCGGTGACGCTCGAGGCCGTAGCCGCCGCGGCCGGAGTCTCCAAAGGGGGGCTGCTCTATCACTTCCCCAGCAAGAGCGCGCTCTACACCGGGCTCGCCAAGCGGCTACGCGAGGCCGAAGAACTGGAGTTCGCGCGGGCCCGCCAACAAGGCATCGTGGAGGGATTCCTGCGCTCGTCGATCACGGAATCGACAGAGGGCAAGGCGGGCTACTGGGCGCTATTGACCGCACTGCAAGGCCGCCGGGAAGACCTCACCGATGAGGCCGTGGAGCATTTGCACTACGTATTCAACGAGTGGTCTGTACTTTTGGCCGAAGAGGTTGACGATCCAGCTCTCTTGGGCATCATTCGCCTGGTCGGGGATGGCCTATTCCTCACCGCGATCTCCGGGCTTCCCCAAGCGGGCCCCGAGGTTATCGACGCGGTGGTGGAGCGACTGGTTTCCCTCGTTGAGGTCGACAAGCAAGCATGA
- a CDS encoding acyl-CoA thioesterase II, which yields MTVVEVLVGQDAVDELLHVLDLEKIDANLFRGRRATTELQRVFGGQVAAQALVAAGRTVAADRNVHSLHGYFVRPGDPKRPIIYSVDVIRDGRSFSVRRATALQGGKPIFFMSASFHIGEVGLEHGDPIPPDVPQPEDTPSLHEVLKAHPDRLGIWARTPRPIDVRYVGQSGYAAVGQRPAAAEQRVWMKVDGKLPDDQLVHSCMLAYASDLTLLDTVLNQHGQVWGPGGYLGTSLDHAMWFHRPFRADEWFLFDSSSPTASLGRGLARGEFYTSDGRHVASAVQEGLLREMPSVPAGVP from the coding sequence ATAACAGTGGTGGAAGTACTGGTAGGACAGGACGCGGTGGATGAGCTGCTGCATGTCCTCGACCTCGAGAAGATCGATGCGAACTTGTTTCGTGGCAGGCGTGCGACTACCGAGTTGCAGCGAGTCTTTGGTGGACAAGTAGCCGCACAGGCTCTCGTCGCCGCAGGCCGCACGGTCGCTGCCGACCGCAATGTGCATTCGCTGCACGGTTACTTCGTGCGGCCGGGTGACCCGAAACGCCCCATCATCTACTCGGTCGATGTCATTCGTGACGGCCGGTCGTTCTCGGTGCGCCGCGCGACCGCTTTGCAGGGCGGAAAGCCGATCTTCTTTATGTCGGCTTCCTTTCACATCGGAGAGGTGGGGCTCGAACACGGCGACCCGATACCGCCCGATGTGCCGCAGCCCGAAGACACCCCCTCGTTGCATGAGGTGTTGAAAGCGCATCCCGATCGACTAGGAATTTGGGCGCGAACGCCTCGCCCGATCGACGTGCGCTATGTGGGCCAGTCGGGCTATGCCGCTGTGGGGCAACGTCCGGCCGCGGCCGAACAGCGGGTATGGATGAAGGTCGACGGGAAACTGCCCGACGACCAGCTGGTGCATTCGTGCATGCTTGCCTACGCCTCGGATCTGACGTTGTTGGACACGGTGTTGAATCAACACGGCCAAGTATGGGGACCAGGTGGATACTTGGGCACCAGCTTGGACCACGCGATGTGGTTCCATCGGCCGTTCCGCGCCGACGAGTGGTTCCTTTTCGATTCTTCGAGCCCAACCGCTTCCCTGGGACGTGGATTGGCCCGGGGAGAGTTCTACACCAGCGATGGCCGCCACGTGGCCTCGGCGGTACAAGAGGGACTGTTGCGCGAAATGCCTTCGGTCCCAGCCGGAGTGCCGTAG